From Saccharomycodes ludwigii strain NBRC 1722 chromosome IV, whole genome shotgun sequence, one genomic window encodes:
- the ESC2 gene encoding Esc2p (similar to Saccharomyces cerevisiae YDR363W | ESC2 | Establishment of Silent Chromatin) yields MTFSTPPQKNIKGAKNLSSPFTENNSTTHKIEEPHQIISQNNSLGPDLKSNEYSVSISSSSDESDYATANKTIGGYLDDSENDASDLDVIDNNGNPIITNKKLTLENVSLPRFSSNLDVSKTPSSIPSVTRSNNNLFKEMIQKNQLENHQNNKMTDFNTAKNDSGNLSFSESNTDFKKNKESKYCDNQDKEKNSINQLENIEILEVSDVSSLSNEHETDKNYLEKKYGTTQLAMNQSQLNEDHDTKIKSLQTADDRKGYCNNARNITSNDDRLKETTSKSNNIILEHLDDSVSADDEKRTILTLKKEGENNKTHVDEKHKYESEFHGVKNNSNVDLENENNKIIFKEPLNNSNNEIANKMDQNTTDSDDDDDDDDFFYGHYISGPNLEEEKDSRENKILKGKDKQSLSKILTPDVAETVNNKNEPNSNITVNNNSLSSKKRSSSRIALRNSKSDVATTDITLNKYKDITTDSDSDNELILRKKPKKNIAKPKNPELENDELLYALNSIKENINISTSRAAIDQNISEKNRVFLLTVESLLPELSNVKLSVKALGVQPFKFIIPIILKSMFKFYNKSHLLTLYNEQNVSFYKDNVKLLNFMNLNSLNIPEAYEGEVTELNLTLVSKAHEIDFENRIINDITNLKNASTLSKSASMPNSANITDKTIEEYEEALKDAPSLENKLLENYGMMLTEKSQDSFPIILLGSDNKKIEAHVKDFTKLESIAAYFRRMKNLSPNLKVQFIFDHEKVNMKGTVKDIGLEENDLIEVVADLTRINLNPKKDQSNIYKEDSGNLIKLGLLGDDNKKIYINARPSTTIKKIANYFIEQKGYATNTKVKLFFDHDIMALNKKVGDFDLENDDLIEIKKV; encoded by the coding sequence ATGACCTTTTCAACACCACCAcaaaagaatataaaagGTGCCAAAAACTTATCATCACCTTTCactgaaaataatagtactaCCCATAAAATAGAAGAACCCCATCAAATTATTTCGCAGAATAATAGCTTAGGCCCAGATCTCAAATCTAATGAATATTCTGTATCTATATCTTCTTCCTCAGACGAAAGCGATTATGCAACCGCGAATAAAACTATTGGTGGCTATTTAGATGACAGTGAAAATGATGCTAGTGATTTAGATGtgattgataataatggtaatccaattataacaaataaaaaactaacTTTGGAGAATGTCTCATTACCTAGGTTTTCTTCAAACTTGGATGTCTCTAAAACACCGTCTTCAATACCATCCGTGACAagaagtaataataatttattcaaagagatgatccaaaaaaatcaactagaaaatcatcaaaacaataaaatgaCTGATTTTAATACAGCTAAAAATGATAGCGGTAATCTATCTTTTTCAGAATCCAACACagatttcaaaaaaaacaaagagaGCAAATATTGTGATAATCAggacaaagaaaaaaatagtattaatcaacttgaaaatattgaaattttagAGGTCAGTGATGTAAGTTCACTTTCAAACGAACATGAGACAGATAAAAATTAtctggaaaaaaaatatggaaCAACTCAATTGGCTATGAATCAATCTCAATTAAATGAAGATCATGATACAAAAATCAAATCTTTACAAACAGCAGATGATAGAAAAGGCTATTGCAATAATGCTAGAAACATAACCTCCAATGATGATAGACTCAAAGAAACTACTAGCAAAagcaataatataatactTGAACATTTAGATGATTCTGTATCAGCTGATGATGAAAAGAGAACAATCTTAACCcttaaaaaagaaggtgAGAACAATAAAACTCATGTTGAtgaaaaacataaatatGAAAGCGAGTTTCATGgagtaaaaaataatagcaacGTTGAtcttgaaaatgaaaataataaaatcatttttaaagaacctttaaacaatagtaataatgaaattGCAAACAAAATGGACCAAAACACAACTGATAgcgatgatgatgatgatgatgatgattttttttatggtcATTATATTTCAGGCCCTAAtttggaagaagaaaaagattcaagagaaaataaaattctaAAGGGTAAAGATAAACAATCACTTTCGAAAATACTGACACCGGATGTTGCTGAAACagtgaataataaaaatgaaccTAATAGTAACATAActgttaataacaattcaTTGTCTTCAAAGAAACGTAGTTCGAGCAGGATAGCCTTGCGTAACTCAAAATCAGATGTTGCCACGACTGATATTAcattaaacaaatataaagatataACAACAGATAGTGATTCTGATAAcgaattaattttaagaaaaaaaccaaagaaaaacatAGCAAAGCCCAAAAATCCTGAACTGGAGAATGATGAATTATTATACGCTTTGAATTCAATCAAGGAAAACATCAATATTTCAACTTCAAGGGCAGCTATCGATCAAAATATTAGTGAAAAAAACAGAGTATTTCTACTTACCGTGGAGTCTCTATTGCCAGAATTATCCAACGTCAAGTTGTCAGTTAAAGCGCTTGGCGTACAGCCGTTTAAGTTTATTATACcgattattttaaaatccaTGTTTAAATTCTATAATAAGTCGCATTTACTAACGTTGTACAATGAACAGAACGTCTCCTTTTATAAGGACAATGTTAAACTATTGAATTTTATGAATTTAAATTCATTAAATATCCCAGAGGCGTATGAGGGTGAAGTTACGGAACTAAATTTGACACTAGTGTCTAAGGCACACGaaattgattttgaaaatagaattattaatgatatCACCAACTTAAAAAATGCTAGCACTTTATCGAAATCCGCTTCAATGCCTAATAGTGCAAATATAACTGATAAGACAATTGAAGAGTATGAAGAAGCTTTGAAAGATGCCCCTAGCTTAGAAAACAAATTGTTAGAAAATTATGGCATGATGTTAACGGAAAAATCACAAGATTCATTTCCGATCATATTACTGGGCtctgataataaaaagatagaAGCACACGTTAAAGATTTCACCAAGTTAGAATCTATTGCAGCATATTTTAGaagaatgaaaaatttatcacCAAATCTCAAGGTGCAATTTATTTTCGACCATGAAAAAGTGAACATGAAAGGTACAGTAAAGGATATAGGCTTAGAGGAAAACGATTTAATAGAAGTTGTAGCAGATTTAACAAGGATCAATTTAAATCCCAAAAAGGATcaatcaaatatatataaggaAGATAGCGgaaatttaataaagctTGGTTTACTTGGTGacgataataaaaaaatatatattaatgcTAGGCCTTCCAcaactattaaaaagattgctaattattttatagaACAAAAAGGATATGCAACTAACACGAAAGTTaagcttttttttgatcATGATATTATGGCgctaaacaaaaaa